A window of the Eleutherodactylus coqui strain aEleCoq1 chromosome 8, aEleCoq1.hap1, whole genome shotgun sequence genome harbors these coding sequences:
- the ZDBF2 gene encoding DBF4-type zinc finger-containing protein 2 isoform X1 produces MQLFMNSLFPSMFDKRRPSEEDSSASIQDVNRKGEAVYVKVESSSSENVQLVEQSGNNIPPGHYRQGYCSCCQVHYINLEKHLASDNHRQLSTCNRNRLGTNLLMQRFLQDVRLYHPENYHDIRPTYDDIPEANIITPSKDDQLCNSLLQSQTNESFSSMVQSQSLDINNVSGCGSTFHYKKMTFSQPHDRNPEQGHSSKNDNAYQSIPLFNNKLAGCQESEGKAVNIGTRNSPFKTLPPFNSSSQQIVKKNSFETPNFASCAESSKNKEANSKKGKKQPRLNVTACSTMGLQNKTFHSHGSCYNVTSGTLCGFKNIFKSQEGKDNILRDCLVDKKQRDATDEYDRFKTLKEINLLRGNKTTVDNIIDEVIWKYCHESSSNMLQEKDDESVLSLNVQSIIGNTDGSSLSFDWNVPLQLEEDQSKMANLDYLKESNVSVDEDYKSKLNFILRTSPVKEKEIKPEPEEEILPALPHVPPSFVGKTWSQVMYEDDLKVEALVKQFRKGKFHCYFEDGHLKNSNSKRHSKNKETEKKGEVKIEDQKESEIINVLPLLDHHSDIDSIKSEKLLQPKLPKPCKRTWRQASRCQVVKVSHGTQTSLVNFPVVKKKVLKNEQQAVFDFVEEKTPDMKTRMCALKLPESYTKILTPLQPKTMVYVLSHPDLKQSTGKAASVYSRGRNQYSTDSRDSIFYKYKQSMLKYYDPLTNRILKTPPRSSVRGMGTKAPCVRKLFRTLSSDVNVDNVECEQKESSNSKKSLSSCSVGSLHFESSAGKDLNLNSKGCESSVSAEYIGTTCVKSGHSDKPYANFSLSPFNTSFAKTKEDNQHGSMITKSITKALKPKKVIQRESSKPSTRITRARMETRVVTKSKVNPNRMVKKLAQGKATCNKQQTGKCSSEVAKSIGGIVQTFQPSMKLRGRRNQQYAGENTKALVKSQFVSQKPAKRKPNLPKAVSTKNTQMTYQDKIVKRTRSRVSEGLVHSTIHHLRSRHKVSTTDSSSRTITKTMARKKVR; encoded by the exons ATGCAGCTTTTCATGAACTCACTATTTCCTTCT ATGTTTGATAAGAGACGGCCatcagaagaggattcctctgctTCCATACAAG ATGTAAACAGGAAAGGTGAAGCAGTTTATGTGAaggtggagagcagcagcag TGAAAATGTTCAGCTCGTGGAGCAGTCAGGAAACAATATACCTCCAGGGCATTACAGGCAAGGATACTGCAGTTGCTGCCAAGTACATTACATTAACCTAGAAAAG CATCTTGCAAGTGacaatcacagacagctgtctACATGCAACAGGAATCGTTTGGGAACCAACTTGTTGATGCAGCGTTTCCTGCAAGATGTGCGCTTGTATCACCCAGAGAACTATCATGATATAAG ACCAACATATGATGATATACCAGAAGCAAACATAATTACTCCCAGTAAAGACGACCAACTTTGCAATTCACTTCTCCAATCGCAAACAAATGAGTCTTTTTCTTCAATGGTACAAAGTCAAAGCTTGGACATAAACAACGTGTCTGGATGTGGTTCAACATTTCACTATAAGAAAATGACATTTTCACAGCCTCATGATAGAAATCCTGAACAAGGGCACAGTTCCAAAAATGATAACGCTTATCAGAGTATTCCATTGTTTAACAATAAATTAGCTGGTTGCCAAGAATCAGAAGGTAAAGCAGTAAATATTGGGACTCGCAACTCTCCATTTAAGACTTTGCCACCTTTCAATTCATCTAGCCAGCAGATTGTGAAAAAGAATAGTTTTGAAACACCTAATTTCGCATCATGTGCAGAATCAAGTAAAAATAAAGAGGCAAATTCTAAAAAGGGAAAGAAGCAACCAAGGCTTAATGTAACCGCATGTTCTACAATGGgtttacaaaacaaaacatttcatTCCCATGGCAGCTGTTATAATGTAACCTCAGGAACATTATGTGGATTCAAAAACATATTTAAATCTCAGGAGGGGAAAGACAATATTCTCAGGGATTGTCTGGtagacaaaaagcaaagagatgcTACTGATGAATATGATAGATTTAAAACCCTCAAAGAGATTAATTTATTAAGAGGTAATAAAACAACTGTGGATAACATAATTGATGAAGTCATATGGAAATACTGTCACGAGTCCTCGTCAAATATGTTACAGGAAAAAGATGATGAAAGTGTTTTGTCTTTAAATGTTCAATCAATTATTGGTAACACAGATGGCTCCAGTCTAAGTTTTGACTGGAATGTACCACTTCAATTGGAAGAAGATCAATCAAAGATGGCTAATTTAGATTATCTCAAGGAGTCCAATGTAAGTGTTGATGAGGACTACAAGTCAAAACTTAACTTTATTCTAAGAACAAGTCCagttaaagaaaaagaaataaagcCTGAGCCTGAAGAAGAAATACTTCCAGCACTGCCTCATGTGCCTCCATCCTTTGTTGGTAAAACCTGGTCGCAAGTAATGTATGAAGATGACTTAAAGGTAGAAGCTCTTGTAAAGCAGTTCAGAAAAGGAAAATTCCATTGTTACTTTGAAGATGGACATTTAAAGAATTCTAATAGCAAGAGGCATTCTAAGAATAAGGAAACGGAAAAGAAAGGTGAAGTAAAGATTGAAGACCAGAAAGAATCTGAAATCATTAACGTGCTACCGTTATTAGATCATCATTCTGATATTGATAGTATTAAATCGGAAAAACTGTTGCAACCCAAGCTTCCCAAACCCTGCAAAAGAACATGGAGACAAGCTTCAAGATGCCAGGTCGTTAAAGTGAGCCATGGAACTCAAACAAGTTTGGTCAATTTTCCTGTAGTAAAAAAGAAAGTTCTGAAAAATGAACAACAAGCAGTTTTTGATTTTGTGGAAGAAAAGACACCAGACATGAAAACTCGGATGTGCGCTTTAAAACTTCCAGAATCCTACACCAAAATATTAACTCCTTTACAACCTAAGACTATGGTCTATGTTCTTTCTCACCCAGACTTAAAACAAAGTACCGGTAAAGCAGCTTCGGTCTATAGCAGAGGTCGTAACCAATACTCTACTGATAGTAGGGACTCTATATTTTATAAATATAAGCAATCCATGTTGAAGTATTATGACCCTTTAACTAATCGCATCCTTAAAACCCCTCCAAGAAGCTCGGTGCGAGGAATGGGTACTAAGGCACCTTGTGTTCGGAAGCTGTTTCGTACATTAAGTAGTGACGTTAATGTTGATAACGTAGAGTGTGAGCAAAAGGAGTCCAGTAATTCTAAAAAGTCTTTAAGCAGTTGTTCTGTTGGTTCTCTACATTTTGAATCCAGCGCAGGAAAGGATCTAAATTTAAACAGTAAGGGATGTGAATCATCAGTGAGCGCAGAATATATTGGCACAACCTGTGTAAAATCTGGGCACTCCGATAAACCATATGCaaatttttctctttctccctttaACACCAGTTTCGCCAAAACTAAGGAGGACAATCAGCATGGTTCCATGATTACAAAGTCTATTACAAAAGCATTAAAACCAAAAAAGGTCATACAAAGAGAATCTTCTAAACCATCAACAAGGATAACCAGGGCAAGAAtggaaactagagtggtcacaAAATCCAAGGTTAATCCCAATAGAATGGTTAAAAAACTAGCACAAGGAAAAGCTACATGCAATAAGCAGCAAACTGGGAAATGTTCCTCAGAAGTTGCAAAATCAATTGGGGGAATAGTTCAGACTTTTCAGCCCAGTATGAAACTTAGAGGCCGAAGGAATCAACAGTATGCTGGTGAAAATACTAAGGCACTTGTAAAATCACAGTTTGTTTCACAAAAGCctgcaaaaagaaaaccaaacctaCCTAAAGCCGTGTCAACTAAGAATACGCAGATGACCTACCAAGACAAGATTGTTAAAAGAACTCGTAGCAGAGTCTCTGAGGGTCTTGTCCATAGCACCATACACCATCTGAGGAGTAGGCACAAAGTTTCGACCACGGATTCTAGTTCAAGGACTATTACTAAAACAATGGCAAGAAAAAAAGTCAGATAA
- the ZDBF2 gene encoding DBF4-type zinc finger-containing protein 2 isoform X2, with product MFDKRRPSEEDSSASIQDVNRKGEAVYVKVESSSSENVQLVEQSGNNIPPGHYRQGYCSCCQVHYINLEKHLASDNHRQLSTCNRNRLGTNLLMQRFLQDVRLYHPENYHDIRPTYDDIPEANIITPSKDDQLCNSLLQSQTNESFSSMVQSQSLDINNVSGCGSTFHYKKMTFSQPHDRNPEQGHSSKNDNAYQSIPLFNNKLAGCQESEGKAVNIGTRNSPFKTLPPFNSSSQQIVKKNSFETPNFASCAESSKNKEANSKKGKKQPRLNVTACSTMGLQNKTFHSHGSCYNVTSGTLCGFKNIFKSQEGKDNILRDCLVDKKQRDATDEYDRFKTLKEINLLRGNKTTVDNIIDEVIWKYCHESSSNMLQEKDDESVLSLNVQSIIGNTDGSSLSFDWNVPLQLEEDQSKMANLDYLKESNVSVDEDYKSKLNFILRTSPVKEKEIKPEPEEEILPALPHVPPSFVGKTWSQVMYEDDLKVEALVKQFRKGKFHCYFEDGHLKNSNSKRHSKNKETEKKGEVKIEDQKESEIINVLPLLDHHSDIDSIKSEKLLQPKLPKPCKRTWRQASRCQVVKVSHGTQTSLVNFPVVKKKVLKNEQQAVFDFVEEKTPDMKTRMCALKLPESYTKILTPLQPKTMVYVLSHPDLKQSTGKAASVYSRGRNQYSTDSRDSIFYKYKQSMLKYYDPLTNRILKTPPRSSVRGMGTKAPCVRKLFRTLSSDVNVDNVECEQKESSNSKKSLSSCSVGSLHFESSAGKDLNLNSKGCESSVSAEYIGTTCVKSGHSDKPYANFSLSPFNTSFAKTKEDNQHGSMITKSITKALKPKKVIQRESSKPSTRITRARMETRVVTKSKVNPNRMVKKLAQGKATCNKQQTGKCSSEVAKSIGGIVQTFQPSMKLRGRRNQQYAGENTKALVKSQFVSQKPAKRKPNLPKAVSTKNTQMTYQDKIVKRTRSRVSEGLVHSTIHHLRSRHKVSTTDSSSRTITKTMARKKVR from the exons ATGTTTGATAAGAGACGGCCatcagaagaggattcctctgctTCCATACAAG ATGTAAACAGGAAAGGTGAAGCAGTTTATGTGAaggtggagagcagcagcag TGAAAATGTTCAGCTCGTGGAGCAGTCAGGAAACAATATACCTCCAGGGCATTACAGGCAAGGATACTGCAGTTGCTGCCAAGTACATTACATTAACCTAGAAAAG CATCTTGCAAGTGacaatcacagacagctgtctACATGCAACAGGAATCGTTTGGGAACCAACTTGTTGATGCAGCGTTTCCTGCAAGATGTGCGCTTGTATCACCCAGAGAACTATCATGATATAAG ACCAACATATGATGATATACCAGAAGCAAACATAATTACTCCCAGTAAAGACGACCAACTTTGCAATTCACTTCTCCAATCGCAAACAAATGAGTCTTTTTCTTCAATGGTACAAAGTCAAAGCTTGGACATAAACAACGTGTCTGGATGTGGTTCAACATTTCACTATAAGAAAATGACATTTTCACAGCCTCATGATAGAAATCCTGAACAAGGGCACAGTTCCAAAAATGATAACGCTTATCAGAGTATTCCATTGTTTAACAATAAATTAGCTGGTTGCCAAGAATCAGAAGGTAAAGCAGTAAATATTGGGACTCGCAACTCTCCATTTAAGACTTTGCCACCTTTCAATTCATCTAGCCAGCAGATTGTGAAAAAGAATAGTTTTGAAACACCTAATTTCGCATCATGTGCAGAATCAAGTAAAAATAAAGAGGCAAATTCTAAAAAGGGAAAGAAGCAACCAAGGCTTAATGTAACCGCATGTTCTACAATGGgtttacaaaacaaaacatttcatTCCCATGGCAGCTGTTATAATGTAACCTCAGGAACATTATGTGGATTCAAAAACATATTTAAATCTCAGGAGGGGAAAGACAATATTCTCAGGGATTGTCTGGtagacaaaaagcaaagagatgcTACTGATGAATATGATAGATTTAAAACCCTCAAAGAGATTAATTTATTAAGAGGTAATAAAACAACTGTGGATAACATAATTGATGAAGTCATATGGAAATACTGTCACGAGTCCTCGTCAAATATGTTACAGGAAAAAGATGATGAAAGTGTTTTGTCTTTAAATGTTCAATCAATTATTGGTAACACAGATGGCTCCAGTCTAAGTTTTGACTGGAATGTACCACTTCAATTGGAAGAAGATCAATCAAAGATGGCTAATTTAGATTATCTCAAGGAGTCCAATGTAAGTGTTGATGAGGACTACAAGTCAAAACTTAACTTTATTCTAAGAACAAGTCCagttaaagaaaaagaaataaagcCTGAGCCTGAAGAAGAAATACTTCCAGCACTGCCTCATGTGCCTCCATCCTTTGTTGGTAAAACCTGGTCGCAAGTAATGTATGAAGATGACTTAAAGGTAGAAGCTCTTGTAAAGCAGTTCAGAAAAGGAAAATTCCATTGTTACTTTGAAGATGGACATTTAAAGAATTCTAATAGCAAGAGGCATTCTAAGAATAAGGAAACGGAAAAGAAAGGTGAAGTAAAGATTGAAGACCAGAAAGAATCTGAAATCATTAACGTGCTACCGTTATTAGATCATCATTCTGATATTGATAGTATTAAATCGGAAAAACTGTTGCAACCCAAGCTTCCCAAACCCTGCAAAAGAACATGGAGACAAGCTTCAAGATGCCAGGTCGTTAAAGTGAGCCATGGAACTCAAACAAGTTTGGTCAATTTTCCTGTAGTAAAAAAGAAAGTTCTGAAAAATGAACAACAAGCAGTTTTTGATTTTGTGGAAGAAAAGACACCAGACATGAAAACTCGGATGTGCGCTTTAAAACTTCCAGAATCCTACACCAAAATATTAACTCCTTTACAACCTAAGACTATGGTCTATGTTCTTTCTCACCCAGACTTAAAACAAAGTACCGGTAAAGCAGCTTCGGTCTATAGCAGAGGTCGTAACCAATACTCTACTGATAGTAGGGACTCTATATTTTATAAATATAAGCAATCCATGTTGAAGTATTATGACCCTTTAACTAATCGCATCCTTAAAACCCCTCCAAGAAGCTCGGTGCGAGGAATGGGTACTAAGGCACCTTGTGTTCGGAAGCTGTTTCGTACATTAAGTAGTGACGTTAATGTTGATAACGTAGAGTGTGAGCAAAAGGAGTCCAGTAATTCTAAAAAGTCTTTAAGCAGTTGTTCTGTTGGTTCTCTACATTTTGAATCCAGCGCAGGAAAGGATCTAAATTTAAACAGTAAGGGATGTGAATCATCAGTGAGCGCAGAATATATTGGCACAACCTGTGTAAAATCTGGGCACTCCGATAAACCATATGCaaatttttctctttctccctttaACACCAGTTTCGCCAAAACTAAGGAGGACAATCAGCATGGTTCCATGATTACAAAGTCTATTACAAAAGCATTAAAACCAAAAAAGGTCATACAAAGAGAATCTTCTAAACCATCAACAAGGATAACCAGGGCAAGAAtggaaactagagtggtcacaAAATCCAAGGTTAATCCCAATAGAATGGTTAAAAAACTAGCACAAGGAAAAGCTACATGCAATAAGCAGCAAACTGGGAAATGTTCCTCAGAAGTTGCAAAATCAATTGGGGGAATAGTTCAGACTTTTCAGCCCAGTATGAAACTTAGAGGCCGAAGGAATCAACAGTATGCTGGTGAAAATACTAAGGCACTTGTAAAATCACAGTTTGTTTCACAAAAGCctgcaaaaagaaaaccaaacctaCCTAAAGCCGTGTCAACTAAGAATACGCAGATGACCTACCAAGACAAGATTGTTAAAAGAACTCGTAGCAGAGTCTCTGAGGGTCTTGTCCATAGCACCATACACCATCTGAGGAGTAGGCACAAAGTTTCGACCACGGATTCTAGTTCAAGGACTATTACTAAAACAATGGCAAGAAAAAAAGTCAGATAA